The Procambarus clarkii isolate CNS0578487 chromosome 15, FALCON_Pclarkii_2.0, whole genome shotgun sequence genomic interval cacaggggtcctctcccccaaaaaaaaaaggagcctgtggcgcttacattccacaggggtcctctccccaaaaaaaaaaggagcctgtggcgcttacaccctactactaacgggtacttagcctcgagcatcaacgggtacttagcaacGAGCACCAACGGTtatttagcctcgagcatcaacgggtatttagccacgagcatcaacgggtacttagcgtcgagcatcaacaggtacttagcctcgagcatcaacaggtacttagcctcgagcatcaacgggtacttagcctcgagcatcaacgagttcttagccccgagcatcaacgggtacttagcctcgagcatcaacgggtacttagcctcgaccaTCAACGGGTACTTTGCCACGAGCATTGACGGGTACTTAGCCTTGAGCATCAAAGGGTACTTAGCCCCGACCATCAACGAGTTCTTAgccccgagcatcaacgggtacttagcctcgagcatcaacgggtacttagcctcgaacaTTAACGGGTACTttgccacgagcatcaacgggtacttagcctcgagcatcaacgggtacttagccacgagcatcaatgggtacttagccacgagcatcaacgggtacttagccttgaGCATCAACGGTTACTTTGCATTGAGCATCAACGGATACTTAGCCACGATcatcaacgggtatttagcctcgagcatcaacgggtacttagccttcaGCATCAACGgatacttagccacgagcatcaacgggtacttagcctcgagtatCAACGGATACTTAgccccgagcatcaacgggtacttagcctcgagcatcaacgggtacttaccctagagcatcaacgggtacttagcctcgagcatcaacgggtacttagcctcgagcatcaacgggtccttaccctagagcatcaacgggtacttaggctcgagcatcaacaggtacttagcctcgagcatcaacgggtacttagcctcgagcatcaacgggtacttagcctcgagcatcaacgggtacttagccacgagcatcaatgggtacttagccacgagcattgATGGGTACTTTGCCtccagcatcaacgggtacttagcctcgaacatcaacgggtacttagcctcgagcatcaacgggtacttagccacgagcatcaatggGTACGTAGCCACAAGCATTGACAGGTACTTAGCctggagcatcaacgggtacttagcctcgagcatcaacgggtacttagccacgagcatcaatgggtacttagccacgagcatcaacaggtacttagcgtcgagcatcaacgggtacttagcctcgagcatcaacgggtacttagcctcgagcatcaacgggtacttaggctcgagcatcaacgggtacttagccacgagcatcaacgagTACTTAGGCacaagcatcaacgggtacttagcctcgaccaTCAACGGGTTCTTAgccccgagcatcaacgggtacttagcctcgagcatcaacgggtacttagcctcgagcatcaacgggtacttagcctcgagcatcaacgggtacttagccacaagcatcaacgggtacttagccacgagcatcaacgggtacttaaccTGACCATCAACGGATTTTTAGCCCCGAGAATCAACGGGTATAAGGcctagagcatcaacgggtacttaggcaCGAGCATCAACGAGTATTTAGCCTCgatcatcaacgggtacttaggcacgagcatcaacgggtagttAGCCTCGATCATCAACGGGTACATAGCcttgagcatcaacgggtacgtaGCCTCGAGCaataacgggtacttagcctagagtatcaacgggtacttagctacgagcatcaacgggtacttaggcacgagcatcaacgggtatttagcctCGATCATCAACGGGTTCATAGCcttgagcatcaacgggtacttagccacgagcatcaacgggtatttagcctCGATCATCAACGGGTACATAGCTTTGAGCATCAACTGGTACTTatccacgagcatcaacgggtacttgtccacgagcatcaacgggtatttaaccccgagcatcaacgggtacttgtccacgagcatcaatgggtacttagcctcgagcatcaacgggtacttagccacgagcatcaacggttatttagcctcgagcatcaacgggtatttagcctcgagcatcaacaggtatttagccacgagcatcaacgggtacttagcgtcgagcatcaacgggtacttagcctcgagcatcaacaggtacttagcatcgagcatcaacgggtacttagcctcgagcatcaacgggtacttagccacgagcatcaacgggtacttagccacgagcatcaacgggtacttagccatgACCATCAACGGGTTCTTAgccccgagcatcaacgggtacttagcctcgagcatcaacgggtacttagcctcgagcatcaacgggtacttagccacgagcatcaacggttatttagcctcgagcatcaacgggtatttagcctggaatcaacgggtatttagccacgagcatcaacgggtacttagcgtcgagcatcaacgggtacttagcctcgagcatcaacaggtacttagcctcgagcatcaacgggtacttagcctcgagcatcaacgagttcttagccccgagcatcaacgggtacttagcctcgagcatcaacgggtacttagcctcgagcatcaacggataCTTTGCCACGAGCATTGACGGGTACTTAGCcttgagcatcaacgggtacttagcctcgagcatcaacggataCTTAGCCCCGACCATCAACGAGTTCTTAgccccgagcatcaacgggtacttagcctcgagcatcaacgggtacttagcgtcGAGCATTAACGGGTACTctgccacgagcatcaacgggtacttagcctcgagcatcaacgggtacttagccacgagcatcaatgggtacttagccacgagcatcaacgggtacttagccttgagcatcaacgggtactttgcATTGAGCATCAACGGATACTTAGCCACGATCATCAACAGGtatttagcctcgagcatcaacgggtacttagccttgagcatcaacggatacttagccacgagcatcaactggtacttagcctcgagtatCAACGGATACTTAgccccgagcatcaacgggtacttagcctcgagcatcaacgggtacttaccctagagcatcaacgggtacttagcctcgagcatcaacgggtacttagcctcgagcatcaaaggGTACTTACCCTAGAGCATCAACGGTTACTTaggcacgagcatcaacgggtatttagcctcgattatcaacgggtacttaggcacgagcatcaacgggtatttagcctCGATCATCAACGGGTACATAGGCACGAAcatcaacgggtatttagcctCGATCATCAACGGGTACATAGCcttgagcatcaacgggtacttagccacgagcatcaacgggtacgtaGCCTCGAGCattaacgggtacttagcctagagtatcaacgggtacttagctacgagcatcaacgggtacttagacacgagcatcaacgggtatttagcctCGATCATCAACGGGTTCATAGCcttgagcatcaacgggtacttagccacgagcatcaacgggtatttagcctCAATCATCAACGGGTACATAGCCTTGAGCATCAActggtacttagccacgagcatcaacgggtacttgtcCACGAGCATCAACAGGTATTTAAccccgagcatcaacgggtacttgtccacgagcatcaatgggtacttagcctcgagcatcaacgggtacttagccacgagcatcaacggttatttagcctcgagcatcaacgggtatttagcctcgagcatcaacaggtatttagccacgagcatcaacgggtacttagcgtcgagcatcaacgggtacttagcctcgagcatcaacaggtacttagcatcgagcatcaacgggtacttagcctcgagcatcaacgggtacttagccacgagcatcaacgggtacttagccacgagcatcaacgggtacttagccagaCCATCAACGGGTTCTTAgccccgagcatcaacgggtacttagcctcgagcatcaacgggtacttagcctcgagcatcaacgggtacttagccacgagcatcaacggttatttagcctcgagcatcaacgagtATTTAGCCTGGAATCAACGGGtatttagccacgagcatcaacgggtacttagcgtcgagcatcaacgggtacttagcctcgagcatcaacaggtacttagcctcgagcatcaacgggtacttagcctcgagcatcaacgagttcttagccccgagcatcaacgggtacttagcctcgagcatcaacgggtacttagcctcgagcatcaacgggtactttgcCACGAGCATTGACGGGTACTTAGCcttgagcatcaacgggtacttagcctcgagcatcaacggataCTTAGCCCCGACCATCAACGAGTTCTTAgccccgagcatcaacgggtacttagcctcgagcatcaacgggtacttagcgtcGAGCATTAACGGGTACTctgccacgagcatcaacgggtacttagcctcgagcatcaacgggtacttagccacgagcatcaatgggtacttagccttgagcatcaacgggtactttgcATTGAGCATCAACGGATACTTAGCCACGATcatcaacgggtatttagcctcgagcatcaacgggtacttagccttgagcatcaacggatacttagccacgagcatcaactggtacttagcctcgagtatCAACGGATACTTAgccccgagcatcaacgggtacttagcctcgagcatcaacgggtacttacccTAGAGCATCaatgggtacttagcctcgagcatcaacgggtacttagcctcgagcatcaacgggtacttagcctcgagcatcaacgggtacttagcctcgagcatcaacgggtacttagcctcgagcatcaacgggtacttagccacgagcatcaatggGTACTTTGCCACGAGCATTGATGGGTACtttgcctcgagcatcaacgggtacttaacctcgagcatcaacgggtacttagcctcgagcatcaacgggtacttagccacgagcatcaatggGTACGTAGCCACAAGCATTGACGGATACTTAGCctggagcatcaacgggtacttagccacgagcatcaatgggtacttagccacgagcatcaacaggtacttagcgtcgagcatcaacgggtacttagcctcgagcatcaacgggtacttagcctcgagcatcaacgggtacttaggctcgagcatcaacgggtacttagccacgagcatcaacgggtacttaggcacgagcatcaacgggtacttagccccgACCATCAACGGGTTCTTAgccccgagcatcaacgggtacttagcctcgagcatcaacgggtacttagcctcgagcatcaacgggtacttagcctcgagcatcaacgggtacttagtcacaagcatcaacgggtacttagccacgagcatcaacgggtacttagcctgacCATCAACGGGTTCTTAgccccgagcatcaacgggtatttagcctAGAGCATCAACGGTTACTTaggcacgagcatcaacgggtatttagcctcgattatcaacgggtacttaggcacgagcatcaacgggtatttagcctCGATCATCAACGGGTACATAGGCACGAAcatcaacgggtatttagcctCGATCATCAACGGGTACATAGCcttgagcatcaacgggtacttagccacgagcatcaacgggtatttagcctCGATCATCAACGGGTACATAGCCTTGAGCATCAATGGGTACtaagccacgagcatcaacgggtacttgtccacgagcatcaacgggtatttaaccccgagcatcaacgggtacttgtccacgagcatcaatgggtacttagcctcgagcatcaacgggtacttagccacgagcatcaacggttATTTAGCCTggagcatcaacgggtatttagcctcgagcatcaacaggtatttagccacgagcatcaacgggtacttagcgtcgagcatcaacgggtacttagcctcgagcatcaacaggtacttagcctcgagcatcaacgggtacttagcctcgagcatcaacgggtacttagccacgagcatcaacgggtacttagcctcgagcgtcaacgggtacttagccatgACCATCAACGGGTTCTTAgccccgagcatcaacgggtacttagcctcgagcatcaacgggtacttagcctcgaccaTCAACGGGTACTTTGCCACGAGCATTGACGGGTACTTAGCcatgagcatcaacgggtacttagccccgACCATCAACGAGTTCTTAGCCCCGAGCATCAACGGTTACTTAGCCTCgatcatcaacgggtacttagcctcgaacaTTAACGGGTACTttgccacgagcatcaacgggtacttagcctcgagcatcaacgggtacttagccttgagcatcaacgggtactttgcATTGAGCATCAACGGATACTTAGCCACGATcatcaacgggtatttagcctcgagcatcaacgggtacttagccttgagcatcaacggatacttagccacgagcatcaacgggtacttagcctcgagtatCAACGGATACTTAgccccgagcatcaacgggtacttagcctcgagcatcaacgggtacttaccctagagcatcaacgggtacttagcctcgagcatcaacgggtacttagcctcgagcatcaacgggtacttagcctcgagcatcaacgggtacttaccctagagcatcaacgggtacttaggctcgagcatcaacaggtacttagcctcgagcatcaacgggtacttagcctcgagcatcaacgggtacttagcctcgagcatcaacgggtacttagccacgagcatcaatgggtacttagccacgagcattgATGGGTACTTTGCCTCGagtatcaacgggtacttagcctcgagcatcaacgggtacttagcctcgagcatcaacgggtacttagccacgagcatcaatggGTACGTAGTCACAAGCATTGACAGGTACTTAGCctggagcatcaacgggtacttagcctcgagcatcaacgggtacttagccacgagcatcaatgggtacttagccacgagcatcaacaggtacttagcgtcgagcatcaacgggtacttagcctcgagcatcaacgggtacttagcctcgagcatcaacgggtacttaggctcgagcatcaacgggtacttaggcacgagcatcaacgggtacttagccccgACCATCAACGGGTTCTTAgccccgagcatcaacgggtacttagcctcgagcatcaacgggtacttagcctcgagcatcaacgggtacttagcctcgagcatcaacgggtacttagcctcgagcatcaacgggtaattAGCCacaagcatcaacgggtacttagccacgagcatcaacgggtacttaaccTGACCATCAACGGATTTTTAGCCCCGAGAATCAACGGGTATAAGGcctagagcatcaacgggtacttaggcaCGAGCATCAACGAGTATTTAGCCTCgatcatcaacgggtacttaggcacgagcatcaacgggtagttAGCCTCGATCATCAACGGGTACATAGCcttgagcatcaacgggtacgtaGCCTCGAGCaataacgggtacttagcctagagtatcaacgggtacttagctacgagcatcaacgggtacttaggcacgagcatcaacgggtatttagcctCGATCATCAACGGGTTCATAGCcttgagcatcaacgggtacttagccacgagcatcaacgggtatttagcctCGATCATCAACGGGTACATAGCTTTGAGCATCAACTGGTACTTatccacgagcatcaacgggtacttgtccacgagcatcaacgggtatttaaccccgagcatcaacgggtacttgtccacgagcatcaatgggtacttagcctcgagcatcaacgggtacttagccacgagcatcaacggttatttagcctcgagcatcaacgggtatttagcctcgagcatcaacaggtatttagccacgagcatcaacgggtacttagcgtcgagcatcaacgggtacttagcctcgagcatcaacaggtacttagcatcgagcatcaacgggtacttagcctcgagcatcaacgggtacttagccacgagcatcaacgggtacttagccacgagcatcaacgggtacttagccatgACCATCAACGGGTTCTTAgccccgagcatcaacgggtacttagcctcgagcatcaacgggtacttagcctcgagcatcaacgggtacttagccacgagcatcaacggttatttagcctcgagcatcaacgggtatttagcctggaatcaacgggtacttagcctcgagcatcaacaggtacttagcctcgagcatcaacgggtacttagcctcgagcatcaacgagttcttagccccgagcatcaacgggtacttagcctcgagcatcaacgggtacttagcctcgagcatcaacggataCTTTGCCACGAGCATTGACGGGTACTTAGCcttgagcatcaacgggtacttagcctcgagcatcaacggataCTTAGCCCCGACCATCAACGAGTTCTTAgccccgagcatcaacgggtacttagcctcgagcatcaacgggtacttagcgtcGAGCATTAACGGGTACTctgccacgagcatcaacgggtacttagcctcgagcatcaacgggtacttagccacgagcatcaatgggtacttagccacgagcatcaacgggtacttagccttgagcatcaacgggtacttagccacgatcatcaacgggtatttagcctcgagcatcaacgggtacttagccttgagcatcaacggatacttagccacgagcatcaactggtacttagcctcgagtatCAACGGATACTTAgccccgagcatcaacgggtacttagcctcgagcatcaacgggtacttaccctagagcatcaacgggtacttagcctcgagcatcaacgggtacttagcctcgagcatcaaaggGTACTTACcctagagcatcaacgggtacttaggctcgagcatcaacgggtacttagcctcgagcatcaacgggtacttagcctcgagcatcaacgggtacttagcctcgagcatcaacgggtaattagccacgagcatcaatggGTACTTTGCCACGAGCATTGATGGGTACtttgcctcgagcatcaacgggtacttaacctcgagcatcaacgggtacttagcctcgagcatcaacgggtacttagccacgagcatcaatggGTACGTAGCCACAAGCATTGACGGATACTTAGCctggagcatcaacgggtacttagccacgagcatcaatgggtacttagccacgagcatcaacaggtacttagcgtcgagcatcaacgggtacttagcctcgagcatcaacgggtacttagcctcgagcatcaacgggtacttaggctcgatcatcaacgggtacttagccacgagcatcaacgggtacttaggcacgagcatcaacgggtacttagccccgACCATCAACGGGTTCTTAgccccgagcatcaacgggttcttagcctcgagcatcaatgggtacttagcctcgagcatcaacgggtacttagcctcgagcatcaacgtgtACTTAGCCacaagcatcaacgggtacttagccacgagcatcaacgggtacttagcctgacCATCAACGGGTTCTTAgccccgagcatcaacgggtatttagcctAGAGCATCAACGGTTACTTaggcacgagcatcaacgggtatttagcctcgattatcaacgggtacttaggcacgagcatcaacgggtatttagcctCGATCATCAACGGGTACATAGGCACGAAcatcaacgggtatttagcctCGATCATCAACGGGTACATAGCcttgagcatcaacgggtacttagccacgagcatcaacgggtacgtaGCCTCGAGCattaacgggtacttagcctagagtatcaacgggtacttagctacgagcatcaacgggtacttagacacgagcatcaacgggtatttagcctCGATCATCAACGGGTTCATAGCcttgagcatcaacgggtacttagccacgagcatcaacgggtatttagcctCGATCATCAACGGGTACATAGCCTTGAGCATCAActggtacttagccacgagcatcaacgggtacttgtcCACGAGCATCAACAGGTATTTAAccccgagcatcaacgggtacttgtccacgagcatcaatgggtacttagcctcgagcatcaacgggtacttagccacgagcatcaacggttatttagcctcgagcatcaacgggtatttagcctcgagcatcaacaggtatttagccacgagcatcaacgggtacttagcgtcgagcatcaacgggtacttagcctcgagcatcaacaggtacttagcatcgagcatcaacgggtacttagcctcgagcatcaacgggtacttagccacgagcatcaacgggtacttagccacgagcatcaacgggtacttagccagaCCATCAACGGGTTCTTAgccccgagcatcaacgggtacttagcctcgagcatcaacgggtacttagcctcgagcatcaacgggtacttagccacgagcatcaacggttatttagcctcgagcatcaacgagtATTTAGCCTGGAATCAACGGGtatttagccacgagcatcaacgggtacttagcgtcgagcatcaacgggtacttagcctcgagcatcaacaggtacttagcctcgagcatcaacgggtactaagcctcgagcatcaacgagttcttagccccgagcatcaacgggtacttagcctcgagcatcaacgggtacttagcctcgagcatcaacgggtactttgcCACGAGCATTGACGGGTACTTAGCcttgagcatcaacgggtacttagcctcgagcatcaacggataCTTAGCCCCGACCATCAACGAGTTCTTAgccccgagcatcaacgggtacttagcctcgagcatcaacgggtacttagcgtcGAGCATTAACGGGTACTctgccacgagcatcaacgggtacttagcctcgagcatcaacgggtacttagccacgagcatcaatgggtacttagccacgagcatcaacgggtacttagccttgagcatcaacgggtactttgcATTGAGCATCAACGGATACTTAGCCACGATcatcaacgggtatttagcctcgagcatcaacgggtacttagccttgagcatcaacggatacttagccacgagcatcaactggtacttagcctcgagtatCAACGGATACTTAgccccgagcatcaacgggtacttagcctcgagcatcaacgggtacttacccTAGAGCATCaatgggtacttagcctcgagcatcaacgggtacttagcctcgagcatcaacgggtacttagcctcgagcatcaacgggtacttagcctcgagcatcaacgggtacttagcctcgagcatcaacgggtacttagccacgagcatcaatggGTACTTTGCCACGAGCATTGATGGGTACtttgcctcgagcatcaacgggtacttaacctcgagcatcaacgggtacttagcctcgagcatcaacgggtacttagccacgagcatcaatggGTACGTAGCCACAAGCATTGACGGATACTTAGCctggagcatcaacgggtacttagccacgagcatcaatgggtacttagccacgagcatcaacaggtacttagcgtcgagcatcaacgggtacttagcctcgagcatcaacgggtacttagcctcgagcatcaacgggtacttaggctcgagcatcaacgggtacttagccacgagcatcaacgggtacttaggcacgagcatcaacgggtacttagccccgACCATCAACGGGTTCTTAgccccgagcatcaacgggtacttagcctcgagcatcaacgggtacttagcctcgagcatcaacgggtacttagcctcgagcatcaacgggtacttagtcacaagcatcaacgggtacttagccacgagcatcaacgggtacttagcctgacCATCAACGGGTTCTTAgccccgagcatcaacgggtatttagcctAGAGCATCAACGGTTACTTaggcacgagcatcaacgggtatttagcctcgattatcaacgggtacttaggcacgagcatcaacgggtatttagcctCGATCATCAACGGGTACATAGGCACGAAcatcaacgggtatttagcctCGATCATCAACGGGTACATAGCcttgagcatcaacgggtacttagccacgagcatcaacgggtatttagcctCGATCATCAACGGGTACATAGCCTTGAGCATCAATGGGTACtaagccacgagcatcaacgggtacttgtccacgagcatcaacgggtatttaaccccgagcatcaacgggtacttgtccacgagcatcaatgggtacttagcctcgagcatcaacgggtacttagccacgagcatcaacggttATTTAGCCTgg includes:
- the LOC138365013 gene encoding ice nucleation protein-like, which codes for MTINGFLAPSINGYLASSINGYLASTINGYFATSIDGYLAMSINGYLAPTINEFLAPSINGYLASIINGYLASNINGYFATSINGYLASSINGYLALSINGYFALSINGYLATIINGYLASSINGYLALSINGYLATSINGYLASSINGYLAPSINGYLASSINGYLP